From Nitrospinota bacterium:
GGGACAAAACTGCAAAATTGGGGGCTAGGCGAATGCTTGATAATGGTGAAAGCCAAAAAGAGGCGATCCGGCCAGATTTCAACATGCATATTAGAACGTGTGACCAAAGGTGGGCCGAAGAAGGGATTTAGGTCTTGGCTAGGAAGCTGCCGCATAATCTGGGCTTAAGAGGCTGCCCTTGCCCCTCGGAACGACCTTCCATGCTGCCTGGCCACTTCGCAAAAGGTCGTATTTCACCCAGATTTACCCCTATCCCGTTGAAAATGAAAGGGGTAATACCCTGTGATTGGCGCAACTAAAAAATGCTTGTTGTATTTCATCGCCCATGGAGGTATATTTATTTTACCCCATCCGATTAGTCCGATTTCACGTTGCCAAGAAAAGGCGCGATGCTGCCCCGAGAAGAGAGGGAGTGTTAGTAATCCGTAGCCGTTTCGGGCAAGCTGCCATATTGGGGGGTTAGCGCGGGGCTTATTTCTTGGTGGAGGGAATAGTTACCCCCGCCTCCCATATTCACAACGCATATCTCGGAAGAGATTTATGGGCTCACATGACATTTGGGACTTAATTAAACGCCTCAACACGATTGCCATCGCGTTGACCAGTGAGAGCTCATGGGACCTGCTCCTTGAGCGGATTCTCACCGAAGCCCGCTCCTTTACCAACTGTGACGCCGGGACATTCTACCTCCTTGAGGATGGGGCGCTCTCCTTCCGGGTTGTCCAGTGCGACACCCTGGCCAAACGCCCGCCCGCTGCCTGGCCCCCCTTTCCCGATATGTCTCTGCCTATTGATGCTAATAGCATCGCAGGCTATGTTGCTCTANNNNNNNNNNCCACTCGTTGGTGGACGAGCCCTTCGGCTACACCTCGACCTCCATCCTGACCCTACCTCTTCTCAGCCCTAAGCAGGAGATGCTTGGAGTGATCCAGCTAATCAACGCCCTCGACGACGAAGGCAACGTGGTGTCATTCAGTCCGCAATTGGTAGAGCTATGTAGCTTGTTGGCATCTCAGGCAGCTGTCGCCTTGAACAACTCCCGGCTCTACGGCAAGCTTCAGGATGCACACGACTTCTACCAAGAGCTGGTCGGAGAGGCGGGGGATGCCATCGTTGCCCTCGACCGGGAAGGGACGATTCTCACATGGAACACCGGAGCCGAGCGGATGTTCGGCTGGACGGCCCAGGAAGTCCTAGGCCGCCACTTCCTTGAACTTCAGAAGGCCGACGATTTAGAACAGATAACGGAGCATATGAGGCGGGCTTCCGAAGGCGAGATGTTGAGTAACGTTGAGGTGCGTCACAGCAGGAAAGACGGGACGACCTTTGACGCCATCCTCACGGTCTCACAAGTCCGCGACCAAAAAGGTGAGGTCATCGCCATCCATGGCATCTACAAGGATATCACCGAGCGTAGGAAGGCTGAACAAGAGCTAAGGAGGGCCCATGAAGAGACTAAGCAGGCTTACAGAGCTCTTGAGCGGACCCAGGCCTCCGCCGTCGCCGCCGAGAAGCTGGCGGCCGTGGGTCTGCTGACCGCCGGCGTCTCCCACGAGATACTAAACCCCCTGAACATCATAATTCTGCGTCTCCACACGTTGATCGGCAATCCCGACACTCCCCCGGAGGTTACTCGAAACCTGCGAATCATGGAGAAGCATGCCAACCGTATTACGAAGATCACCCGCGACCTCCTCTCCTTCTCCCGCCAGCGAGAGCCCGAGCTCCGCCTTATCGATCTCAACGAATCGATTAAGCGAACTCTCAGCCTCGTCGAGCATGGTCTACGGATACAAAACATTGAAGTGGAGCCTAAGCTCGCAGATGAACTGCCATCGGTCTTAGCCGACCAGGACCAGCTCCAGCAGGTGGTCCTCAACCTCCTAACCAACGCGAAGGACGCCATGCCAGACGGGGGCCGTCTCGTTCTTAGCACCGAGAGTGTCCTGGAGAA
This genomic window contains:
- a CDS encoding phosphohydrolase, which gives rise to MGSHDIWDLIKRLNTIAIALTSESSWDLLLERILTEARSFTNCDAGTFYLLEDGALSFRVVQCDTLAKRPPAAWPPFPDMSLPIDANSIAGYVAL
- a CDS encoding PAS domain S-box protein, with protein sequence HSLVDEPFGYTSTSILTLPLLSPKQEMLGVIQLINALDDEGNVVSFSPQLVELCSLLASQAAVALNNSRLYGKLQDAHDFYQELVGEAGDAIVALDREGTILTWNTGAERMFGWTAQEVLGRHFLELQKADDLEQITEHMRRASEGEMLSNVEVRHSRKDGTTFDAILTVSQVRDQKGEVIAIHGIYKDITERRKAEQELRRAHEETKQAYRALERTQASAVAAEKLAAVGLLTAGVSHEILNPLNIIILRLHTLIGNPDTPPEVTRNLRIMEKHANRITKITRDLLSFSRQREPELRLIDLNESIKRTLSLVEHGLRIQNIEVEPKLADELPSVLADQDQLQQVVLNLLTNAKDAMPDGGRLVLSTESVLENGEQFVEFRVEDTGPGITPEHLEKVFDPFFTTKSEGEGTGLGLSICQGIIETHGGTIWAKNGADGGASFVIRLAAEGLKI